In Gemmatimonas sp., the DNA window TCGAGCGTGCCGGCCTGCTCGTTGTCGTCGAGCACTTTTTGAATGGATGCCGGCAGCTGCTCACGCAAACTGTCGGCATCGGCGATCCACCGTGGCGTGGAGATGAGTGGGCTGCTGAAGATCACCGATTGCACGCCCGAGGGCTTCGCCACGATCATGTACTCGGCCGCCAGTGCGCCGCCCCACGAGTGTCCCAGCAGATGCACCGTGTCGAGCTTGAGCGCGCGGCGCACCGCTTCCACTTCCTGCACAAAGCGCGGGAAATTCCAGAGCGACGTATCGGTGGGATGCTCCGAGCGTCCCGAGCCCAGCTGATCGTAGAAGATCACGGGCCGTTCGTTGGCGAGCGGCGCGAGCACCTCGAAGCGGCACGACGTGCCTCCCGGGCCACCGTGCATCGCCAGCAGCGGCACGCCGGGGCCGTTACCGATCTTGCGATACCACACCTTGCCGCCGGGCACATCGATCATGCCTTCCTGCGAGGGGAAGGTATCTGTCGCCGCCGCGATGGTGCTGTCGGCGACGGTATCAGCGTTCGGTGAACAGGCGGCGACGGTGCACGTCGCGGCGATCGCAACGGCAGCGCTGACACGTGGCACGATTCGGGAGAGGATCATGCGTCAATCATGCGACGATGGCCGCCGCTTGTCGAGCAAGCGGCGGCCATCGTTGGCCATCGTTGTCCATCGGTGATGTCAGTTACATCGCCAGCGCACGCAGATCCTGCAGCGCCTTCTTCAGCAGGTCCACCTTGGGCTGATCACAGCTGCGGCTTCCTTCGACATCCGTGACGAGCTTGGCGAGCGCGCTGTTGCGCGCCGCTCCATTCGACTTCTCGGCGTTCGCGATCTGCGCGCGGATGTCGCCGATCTTCGCCGGCGCCACGCATCCCTTGCGCTCGAGCTGATCGGTGTACGCCTTCGCCAGCGCGAAGCTGGGCGGCCACGAGATCTTCGGCTGGCCCTGCGCGTTCAGATAATCCCACTTCACCGTGTTGGCCGCATCGATCTCGTTCTGCGAGATGAACTCGCTCGGCACCAGCTGCGCCACGTCCATGCCGCGCGCAATCTCCGAGCTCACGATGTTGCCGTTGTACCAGTATACCGACCACGAACCGCCCATTTCCATGCGCGTGCTGTCTACCGGACCACGGTCGAAGCTGGCGATTTCCTTCGGATGCGCCGCATCGGTCCAGTCGAACACCGAGATACCGCCCTGATACCACGACTGCACCATCACGTCGCGACCCGGAATCGGAATCAGCGAGCCGTTGTGCGCCACGCAGTTTTCGTTCTTGGTCTGGTACGTGGGGATCTTGTAGTAGCTCTGGAACACCAGCTTCTTGTTCACGATGTTGAAGATCGCGTTCGCACCCCATTCCGGCTTGTCGAGCGGACGGCACTTGGGCGAACCACCACCGCCCCACTCGTCGCTGAACAGCATCTTCGTGCCATCGTTGTTGAACGTAGCCGAGTGCCAGTAGGCGAAGTTCGAGTCGGCCACCGCATCGAGGCGCACCGGCGACACTGGGTTGCTGATGTCAAGCAGGATGCCGTGTCCTTCGCAGGCGCCGCCGGCCAGACCGAGCGCCGGATACACCGTGATGTCGTGGCACTGTGAGCCTTCGCTCACCGCCGTGGCCGCCGCGGGCGGCTTGTCCATGCCCTGCGCCGACAGAATGCGCATCACGTTCGTGTTCACGATCGGCCGCGCGGCCGCCGTATCGGCCGCCGTCGCGACCGTCGCACCGCGCGCCTTTACGATGCTGTCGATCACCGGCTTGATGAACTGATTCGGCAGAAT includes these proteins:
- a CDS encoding proline iminopeptidase-family hydrolase — protein: MILSRIVPRVSAAVAIAATCTVAACSPNADTVADSTIAAATDTFPSQEGMIDVPGGKVWYRKIGNGPGVPLLAMHGGPGGTSCRFEVLAPLANERPVIFYDQLGSGRSEHPTDTSLWNFPRFVQEVEAVRRALKLDTVHLLGHSWGGALAAEYMIVAKPSGVQSVIFSSPLISTPRWIADADSLREQLPASIQKVLDDNEQAGTLDSPAYKAATDSFYARHVRRLPTPTIARCEGVASNDTIYRQMWGPTEFLSTGSLRAWTRAADMDEITTPSLFIAGEFDEARPTTLEEFRKTMRDARLVVIPGAAHAAMREKPVEYIAAVRAFLSDVEKRAP